The Vitis riparia cultivar Riparia Gloire de Montpellier isolate 1030 chromosome 10, EGFV_Vit.rip_1.0, whole genome shotgun sequence genome includes a region encoding these proteins:
- the LOC117923271 gene encoding scarecrow-like protein 21, which yields MQTSEEHQSSGGIHRLYHQPVQELQPYCLSEIQILDNNECPSNGIQQTHLSFGTYNEQYFTLESAPVTAGCNVCDTSPSAGSISSNRSPFSPQGSQSYLSDPHHSPDNTSGSPISGSSGVDDGNELRHKLRELELSLLGPESDTTDSCNCSFRSGAHQAASIARWKMVEMIPSLDLKQVLVACAEAVSENDMSRTADLMGVLEQMVSVSGEPIQRLGAYMLEGLRARLELSGSCIYKALKCKEPTGPELLSYMHILYQICPYYKFAYMSANVVIGEAIKNEPRIHIIDFQIAQGSQWVSLIQALACRPGGAPLIRITGVDDSDSAHARGGGLHMVGLRLSKVAESCNVPFEFHAAGMSGSEVELENLRICHGEALAVNFPYMLHHMPDESVSTANHRDRLLRLIKSLQPKVVTLVEQESNTNTSAFLPRFVETLDYYTAMFESIDVARPRNDKQRINAEQHCVARDIVNIIACEGAERVERHELLGKWRSRFLMAGFNPYPLSSSVSLAIKDMLKEYSPNFWLQERNGALYLGWKNRILATSCAWV from the coding sequence ATGCAAACGTCTGAGGAACACCAAAGTTCAGGTGGTATCCACAGGTTGTACCACCAACCTGTGCAAGAGCTCCAACCCTATTGCTTGTCTGAAATCCAAATTTTAGACAACAATGAGTGCCCCAGCAATGGCATCCAGCAAACGCACTTATCCTTTGGAACTTACAATGAACAGTACTTCACACTGGAATCAGCCCCAGTAACTGCTGGTTGCAATGTGTGTGATACCTCCCCATCTGCGGGCAGCATCTCATCTAACAGGAGTCCCTTTTCACCTCAAGGTTCTCAATCGTACTTGTCAGACCCACATCATTCCCCTGATAATACTTCTGGATCGCCAATAAGTGGGTCTTCTGGGGTTGATGATGGCAATGAACTGAGACACAAACTGAGAGAGTTGGAACTTTCACTGCTAGGGCCTGAATCAGATACTACTGACAGTTGTAATTGCTCTTTCAGAAGTGGTGCCCACCAAGCCGCCTCAATAGCTAGGTGGAAAATGGTAGAAATGATCCCCAGTTTAGACTTGAAACAAGTGCTTGTAGCCTGTGCAGAAGCGGTGTCAGAAAATGATATGTCCAGGACAGCAGATCTAATGGGTGTATTGGAACAGATGGTCTCAGTTTCTGGAGAGCCCATCCAAAGGTTGGGTGCATACATGTTGGAAGGACTTCGAGCAAGGTTGGAATTATCAGGGAGTTGCATCTACAAAGCCCTAAAGTGCAAAGAGCCCACAGGCCCAGAATTGCTATCTTACATGCACATCCTCTATCAGATCTGTCCCTACTACAAGTTTGCCTACATGTCTGCCAACGTTGTTATTGGGGAGGCCATAAAAAATGAACCAAGAATCCACATCATTGATTTTCAGATTGCGCAGGGCAGCCAGTGGGTATCCCTCATCCAGGCCCTCGCATGTCGGCCTGGTGGAGCCCCACTCATCCGCATAACAGGCGTGGATGATTCTGATTCAGCTCATGCTCGTGGTGGAGGACTTCATATGGTGGGGCTAAGGCTATCAAAGGTTGCTGAGTCCTGCAATGTGCCATTTGAGTTCCATGCTGCAGGCATGTCTGGTAGTGAGGTTGAACTAGAAAACCTTAGGATTTGTCATGGGGAAGCCCTGGCTGTGAATTTTCCATACATGTTACATCACATGCCAGATGAGAGTGTGAGCACTGCGAATCACAGAGACCGGCTGTTGAGGCTAATTAAGAGCCTACAACCCAAGGTTGTGACGCTTGTTGAGCAAGAATCCAACACCAACACTTCCGCATTTCTCCCACGGTTTGTTGAGACACTGGATTACTATACAGCTATGTTTGAGTCCATTGATGTTGCACGGCCAAGGAATGACAAGCAGCGGATCAATGCGGAGCAGCACTGTGTAGCTCGAGACATAGTCAACATAATAGCATGCGAGGGGGCTGAAAGGGTGGAACGGCACGAGCTTCTTGGTAAATGGAGGTCAAGATTTTTAATGGCTGGGTTTAATCCATATCCATTAAGCTCCTCAGTGAGTCTCGCCATCAAGGATATGTTGAAGGAGTATAGCCCGAATTTCTGGCTTCAAGAGAGGAACGGAGCCCTCTATCTCGGTTGGAAGAACAGGATCTTGGCAACCTCCTGTGCATGGGTGTGA